In a single window of the Micrococcaceae bacterium Sec5.7 genome:
- a CDS encoding bifunctional YncE family protein/alkaline phosphatase family protein, with translation MKNKTVPVLVGTLSCVLIGGAAIAAVSNFAGPHEDGTAVTPVGMRVTPAGRQTTLGDLPLNSAISPDGHRLAVTNNGQGTQSLQLVDLADHEVDQTITYKSPESLYMGLAWSPDGTKLYASAAANSKIRTYDYSGGKLAEGTPIQLPTKTPAGKALNLFPAGLALTPDGKRLVVADQLADAVSVVDLATGHVATTPAGHRPLSVTVSPDGTTAYVTNQGASDLSAVDITGAEPKTSRTLGAGLHPNKSVLSKDGRNLYVANGDDDTVSVVDTASGTTASISLAPEDGAPIGTNPTGLALDETGHRLFVSNSGNNDVAVVDLARKAVSGVVPVGWYPTSLALAGGKLHVTNAKGLGAGPNNGPSHPNPESAAGTAENQYSGSMIVGTLSSFDVPEGGQLQKTTEQVKNNNRPENAGGNVIPRQPGQQSPIKHVIYVVRENRTYDQVLGSLGKGNGDPSLNLFGDESAPNFRALSKKFTTIDNFYADAEVSANGWNWVASANSNPYAEQMWPANYSGRKAPYPSEGNAPEIAAQQPDNTYVWQRLAKAGVSFRNYGFYVANNAGTFNAADPVLNAQTDHNYRGFDMNCPDTAGTFTPLNATCGTPRVDEWTNDFKSQESAGTVPAVQFVRLPSDHTQATRTGAPTPKAYVADNDLALGKLVDTVSHSSVWKDTAIFVTEDDAQNGSDHVDAHRTLALAISPYTQTGKVDSTFYSTASMVRTVGLIAGIAPLTQFDAFATPMSASFTANPDNAPYSALKPSYDMTTVNAANAPLAAKVATQDTGTEDKIDEQLYNRAIWQSVHGAGSQMPEPKHNVIGSGGQPAVTGSGQPAPRDSDG, from the coding sequence ATGAAAAACAAAACAGTCCCGGTCCTGGTCGGAACATTGTCTTGCGTCCTCATCGGAGGGGCAGCCATTGCGGCGGTTTCCAATTTCGCCGGCCCTCATGAAGACGGCACGGCAGTCACGCCCGTGGGCATGCGCGTCACACCGGCCGGGCGGCAAACCACGCTCGGGGACCTGCCGCTGAACTCCGCCATCTCCCCCGACGGACACAGACTCGCCGTGACCAACAACGGACAAGGAACCCAGTCCCTGCAACTCGTCGATCTGGCCGACCACGAGGTGGACCAGACCATCACCTACAAGTCCCCGGAGTCCCTCTACATGGGCCTGGCATGGAGCCCGGACGGCACTAAGCTCTACGCCAGCGCCGCCGCGAATTCCAAAATCCGCACCTACGACTACTCCGGCGGCAAACTGGCCGAGGGCACGCCCATCCAGTTGCCCACTAAAACACCTGCCGGCAAAGCCCTGAACCTCTTCCCGGCCGGCTTGGCACTTACTCCCGACGGCAAGCGCCTGGTGGTCGCGGACCAGCTGGCCGACGCCGTGTCCGTCGTCGACCTCGCCACGGGCCATGTTGCGACAACGCCGGCCGGGCACCGTCCGCTCTCCGTCACGGTCTCCCCGGACGGGACAACGGCCTACGTCACCAACCAGGGCGCCTCCGACCTCTCCGCGGTGGACATCACCGGAGCTGAGCCGAAGACATCGCGCACGCTCGGAGCGGGCCTGCACCCCAACAAGTCCGTCCTCTCCAAGGACGGAAGGAACCTCTACGTCGCCAATGGCGACGATGACACAGTCTCCGTGGTCGACACCGCCTCGGGCACAACCGCCAGCATCAGTCTCGCACCCGAAGATGGCGCACCGATCGGAACAAACCCCACCGGGCTGGCATTGGACGAGACCGGACATCGCCTCTTCGTCAGCAACTCCGGTAACAACGACGTCGCCGTCGTCGATCTGGCCCGCAAGGCCGTCTCCGGCGTGGTACCCGTCGGCTGGTACCCCACCTCACTTGCCTTGGCCGGCGGGAAACTGCATGTCACCAACGCCAAGGGACTGGGAGCGGGGCCGAACAACGGCCCCTCCCATCCGAACCCGGAGTCGGCTGCCGGCACCGCGGAGAACCAGTACAGCGGGTCCATGATCGTTGGCACGCTGAGCAGTTTTGACGTCCCTGAGGGCGGGCAGCTGCAGAAAACCACCGAACAGGTCAAAAACAACAACCGGCCGGAGAACGCCGGGGGCAACGTGATCCCCCGCCAGCCCGGTCAGCAGAGCCCCATCAAACACGTGATCTACGTGGTCAGGGAAAACCGCACTTACGACCAGGTGCTTGGCAGTCTGGGCAAGGGCAACGGCGATCCGTCGCTGAATCTCTTCGGCGACGAGTCCGCCCCGAACTTCCGGGCCCTGTCTAAAAAGTTCACCACGATTGACAACTTCTACGCCGACGCGGAAGTCAGCGCCAACGGATGGAACTGGGTAGCCTCGGCCAACTCGAACCCGTACGCCGAGCAGATGTGGCCGGCCAACTACTCCGGCCGGAAGGCACCGTACCCCAGCGAGGGCAATGCCCCGGAAATCGCAGCGCAGCAGCCGGACAACACGTACGTCTGGCAGCGGCTCGCCAAGGCAGGCGTCAGCTTCCGCAACTACGGCTTCTACGTCGCCAACAATGCCGGCACGTTCAACGCCGCCGACCCGGTCCTGAACGCCCAAACAGACCACAATTACCGCGGCTTCGACATGAACTGCCCAGACACCGCCGGAACGTTCACACCGCTGAACGCCACTTGCGGGACCCCGCGTGTGGATGAATGGACCAACGATTTCAAGTCCCAGGAATCGGCCGGAACTGTGCCCGCGGTCCAGTTTGTCCGGCTACCCAGTGACCACACGCAGGCCACCCGGACGGGTGCCCCGACGCCGAAGGCCTACGTCGCTGACAACGATCTCGCGCTCGGCAAGCTCGTGGACACGGTCTCCCACTCATCCGTATGGAAGGACACCGCCATCTTCGTCACCGAGGATGACGCCCAGAACGGCTCGGACCACGTGGATGCACACCGCACGCTGGCGCTGGCCATCAGCCCGTACACGCAGACCGGGAAGGTCGACTCAACCTTTTACAGCACCGCCTCGATGGTGCGAACCGTCGGCCTGATCGCTGGCATCGCGCCGCTGACCCAGTTCGACGCGTTCGCCACCCCGATGAGCGCGTCCTTCACGGCCAATCCCGACAACGCGCCGTACTCCGCGCTCAAGCCAAGCTACGACATGACAACCGTCAATGCGGCCAATGCCCCACTGGCCGCAAAGGTAGCGACGCAGGACACCGGCACAGAAGACAAGATTGATGAGCAGCTCTACAACAGGGCCATCTGGCAGTCAGTGCACGGTGCCGGTTCCCAGATGCCCGAACCTAAACACAACGTCATCGGTTCCGGCGGCCAACCCGCCGTCACCGGGAGCGGGCAACCCGCGCCCAGGGATTCCGACGGCTAG
- a CDS encoding amino acid transporter yields the protein MTTLSRPPADPSAPKPGGKAALKSWLLFGLQDSKGSHQGPGGVLASHQRKHSWWRVMCLTGVDYFSTLGYQPAIAALAAGVISPLATLVLVAVTLLGALPVYRRVAGESHRGEGSIAMLERLLPRWGGKLFVLVLLGFAATDFMITMTLSAADATAHVIQNPIAPGWLQGQNVLVTLILLALLAAVFLRGFKEAIGVAVVLVALYLGLNVVVVAVTLFEVFTQPVAVGDWWQALSTSHGNPFMVIGIALLVFPKLALGLSGFETGVAVMPQIQGDEDDTEDNPAGRIRGARRLLTTAAVIMSAFLITTSFITVVLIPEQEFQPGGQANGRALAFLAHEYLGVGFGSVYDISTIAILWFAGASAMAGLLNLVPRYLPRYGMAPGWAKAVRPLVLVFTLIGFLITYLFNADVDAQGGAYATGVLVLMTSAAVAVTLSARRRKQRKRTVGFGTIAVVFIYTTIANIFERPEGIRIAAVFILGIIVISLLSRVRRSFELHATRVHLDRQALEFMSSNLTGPIGIISHEPLRLTAEAYRDKLTSAIEVSHLPIDYQALFLEVIVDDSSDFETELEVRGVIRHGYQILEVHGPVVPNTIASVLLHIRDVTGLMPHIYFRWTEGNPVVNLLRFLFLGEGEIAPVTREVLREAEPDVTRRPWVHVG from the coding sequence ATGACTACGTTGAGCAGGCCGCCGGCAGACCCGTCGGCACCGAAGCCCGGGGGCAAGGCGGCTCTGAAGAGCTGGCTGCTGTTCGGGCTGCAGGACAGCAAGGGCTCCCATCAGGGTCCGGGCGGAGTGCTGGCGTCGCACCAGAGGAAGCACTCCTGGTGGCGGGTCATGTGCCTGACCGGCGTGGACTACTTCTCCACCCTGGGCTATCAGCCGGCGATTGCCGCCCTGGCGGCCGGGGTGATCTCCCCGCTGGCCACACTGGTGCTGGTGGCCGTCACGCTGCTCGGCGCCCTGCCCGTCTACCGCCGGGTTGCCGGGGAAAGCCACCGCGGCGAGGGGTCGATCGCCATGCTCGAGCGGCTGCTGCCGCGCTGGGGCGGCAAGCTCTTCGTCCTGGTCCTGTTGGGCTTCGCCGCGACGGACTTCATGATCACCATGACGCTGTCGGCCGCGGACGCCACCGCGCATGTGATCCAGAACCCGATCGCCCCCGGCTGGCTGCAGGGGCAGAACGTGCTCGTCACGCTCATCCTGCTTGCGCTGCTGGCCGCGGTGTTCCTTCGGGGGTTCAAGGAAGCCATCGGTGTTGCCGTCGTCCTGGTTGCACTTTATCTGGGCCTGAACGTCGTGGTGGTGGCCGTGACGCTCTTCGAGGTATTCACCCAGCCTGTTGCCGTGGGTGACTGGTGGCAGGCTCTGTCCACTTCGCACGGGAACCCGTTCATGGTGATCGGCATCGCCTTGCTGGTCTTCCCCAAACTGGCGCTGGGCCTGTCCGGGTTCGAGACCGGCGTAGCCGTCATGCCCCAGATCCAAGGTGACGAAGACGACACCGAGGACAATCCGGCAGGCCGGATCAGGGGCGCCCGCAGGCTGCTGACCACGGCCGCCGTCATCATGAGTGCCTTCCTGATCACCACCAGCTTCATCACCGTCGTCCTGATCCCGGAGCAGGAATTCCAGCCCGGCGGCCAGGCCAACGGCCGTGCCCTGGCCTTCCTCGCCCACGAGTACCTGGGGGTCGGGTTCGGCTCGGTGTATGACATCAGCACCATCGCCATCCTGTGGTTCGCCGGCGCCTCCGCCATGGCCGGGCTGCTGAACCTGGTCCCCAGGTACCTGCCCAGGTACGGCATGGCCCCGGGATGGGCCAAGGCCGTCCGTCCCCTGGTGCTCGTGTTCACCCTGATCGGGTTTCTGATCACCTACCTCTTCAACGCCGACGTCGACGCCCAGGGCGGCGCCTACGCCACCGGCGTCCTCGTGCTGATGACGTCGGCCGCGGTGGCCGTGACGCTTTCGGCCCGCCGCCGGAAACAACGCAAACGCACCGTGGGATTCGGCACAATCGCGGTGGTGTTCATCTACACGACGATCGCCAACATCTTCGAGCGTCCTGAAGGCATCCGGATCGCCGCGGTGTTCATTCTGGGCATCATCGTGATCTCGCTGCTTTCCCGGGTCCGGCGCTCCTTCGAACTGCACGCCACCCGCGTCCACCTGGACCGGCAGGCGCTGGAATTCATGTCCTCCAACCTCACCGGGCCCATCGGGATCATCTCCCACGAGCCCCTTCGGCTGACCGCCGAAGCGTACCGGGACAAGCTCACGTCCGCGATCGAAGTCAGCCACCTGCCCATCGACTACCAGGCGCTGTTCCTGGAAGTGATCGTGGACGATTCCTCCGACTTCGAAACAGAACTCGAAGTACGCGGCGTGATCCGCCACGGATACCAGATCCTGGAAGTCCACGGCCCGGTCGTGCCGAACACCATCGCTTCGGTGCTCCTGCACATCCGTGACGTGACGGGGCTGATGCCGCACATCTACTTCCGCTGGACGGAGGGAAACCCGGTAGTCAATCTCCTGCGTTTCCTGTTCCTGGGCGAAGGCGAAATCGCCCCCGTCACCCGCGAAGTGCTGCGCGAAGCCGAACCTGACGTCACGAGACGCCCCTGGGTCCACGTTGGCTGA
- a CDS encoding ATP-binding protein, translating into MGRGTLRIFLGAAPGVGKTFDMLEEAHRLLSVGEDVVVGFAMHHGRPETRALLAGLAIIPPKILSHRGSDVEEMDIDAVLSRRPATAVVDEFAHSNVPGSRNLKRWQDIEELLAAGIHVLSTVDIQHLASLGDVVSAITEVEQAETVPDEVVRRADQIELVDITPELLRQRLGAGKVYAHDKIDAALANYFRVGNLTALRELALLWLADRVDEGLSRYRAAQGISTSWPARERVIVGLTGGPEGELLIRRAARILTRVSGGDLLALHVRPSHGVLEESPVALEAQKRLITDLGGSYHVVAGDDPAESLLEFARSVNATQIVLGVSRRHGLGRIITGVGSKVVRGSGDIDVHMVSHSASTRSTGTARHRDLSRRRIVLGLLLAGLLPALLQLVLNMQPGLSLTTGALLQLTGAVAVALIGGLTPAIVAALWSSLLLNYFMTEPTGTLIIHDPDTVVSLIVFTTVSAVVAVIVDVSARRAKEAARARAEATTLSELTRIAIASEESLQPLLEQAREVFQVQSAALFTRASDEERITQGSTGPGTSTPAPWRLAAGAGLPLPSSPSEAESVEDIDADTALALSGRTLSAADRRLLAAFGAQVTAIQARQQLVTSNRDNLRLVEGNKMRTSILRAVSHDLRTPLAGIKLAVSSLRQRQVRFSSADRQELLATIENYSDRLDHLVGNLLDMSRITSDSVTPLLQPVRWRDVLPAALQGTPGDLVRVDLPANMPPIDADPGMLERVIANVAENAVKYAPASDIVIVGAAGGAGDATIDGQPASELRIIDHGQGVGPEKIMSMFRPFQRFNDNPSSTGIGLGLAVAKGFTEAMAGTLTAEQTPGGGLTVVIRLPLSAGAEFPAPTGAAAAEPRPRIMQHFTSGPSPSRSKEPRQ; encoded by the coding sequence ATGGGACGCGGAACATTGCGGATTTTTCTGGGGGCCGCCCCCGGAGTCGGAAAGACCTTCGACATGCTTGAAGAAGCGCACCGGCTGCTTTCCGTGGGCGAAGACGTCGTTGTCGGCTTCGCCATGCACCATGGCCGGCCTGAGACCAGGGCCCTGCTGGCCGGCTTGGCGATTATCCCTCCGAAGATCCTCAGCCACCGTGGATCGGACGTGGAGGAGATGGACATTGACGCCGTCCTGAGCCGCCGACCGGCAACCGCGGTGGTCGATGAATTCGCCCATTCCAATGTCCCGGGCAGCCGTAACCTGAAGCGGTGGCAGGACATCGAGGAGCTGCTCGCGGCCGGAATCCATGTCCTCTCCACCGTCGACATCCAGCATCTGGCCTCCCTCGGGGACGTCGTCAGCGCCATCACCGAAGTCGAGCAGGCTGAAACCGTCCCGGATGAGGTGGTGCGGCGGGCCGATCAGATTGAACTGGTCGACATCACGCCTGAACTCCTGCGCCAGCGCCTGGGCGCAGGAAAAGTGTACGCACACGACAAGATCGATGCCGCTCTGGCGAATTACTTCCGCGTGGGAAACCTCACGGCCCTTCGGGAACTGGCCCTGCTCTGGCTCGCCGACCGGGTCGACGAGGGATTGTCCCGGTACCGTGCCGCACAGGGCATAAGCACCAGCTGGCCGGCCCGGGAAAGGGTAATCGTCGGGCTCACTGGCGGCCCTGAAGGCGAACTGCTCATCCGCCGGGCCGCCCGCATCCTCACCCGTGTCAGCGGCGGTGACCTGTTGGCACTGCACGTGCGCCCCTCCCACGGAGTACTTGAAGAATCCCCTGTGGCGCTGGAGGCGCAAAAGAGACTCATTACGGACCTTGGCGGCAGCTACCATGTCGTCGCCGGAGATGACCCGGCCGAGTCACTGCTGGAGTTCGCCCGCAGCGTCAACGCCACCCAGATCGTGCTGGGAGTCTCCCGCCGCCACGGCCTGGGCAGGATCATCACCGGGGTCGGGTCAAAAGTGGTCCGCGGCTCCGGCGACATCGACGTGCACATGGTTTCCCATTCCGCGAGCACCCGCAGCACAGGGACGGCCCGTCACCGTGATCTGAGCAGGCGCAGAATCGTCCTCGGCCTGCTGCTCGCGGGCCTGCTGCCGGCTCTGCTGCAGCTGGTGTTGAACATGCAGCCGGGGCTGAGCCTGACCACCGGGGCTCTGCTCCAGCTCACCGGGGCCGTTGCGGTGGCGCTGATCGGCGGGCTCACGCCGGCGATAGTGGCGGCCCTGTGGTCCAGCCTGCTGCTGAACTACTTCATGACCGAACCCACAGGAACGCTCATCATTCATGACCCGGACACCGTTGTGTCGCTCATCGTCTTCACTACTGTTTCGGCCGTGGTTGCGGTGATCGTGGACGTATCCGCCCGGCGGGCCAAGGAGGCCGCGCGCGCCCGGGCCGAGGCCACCACCCTGAGCGAACTGACCCGGATCGCAATTGCCTCGGAGGAGTCGCTCCAACCCCTCCTCGAACAGGCCAGAGAGGTCTTCCAGGTCCAGAGCGCGGCCCTGTTCACCCGGGCCAGCGACGAGGAGCGTATCACGCAAGGGAGCACCGGTCCCGGGACCAGCACACCCGCCCCATGGCGGCTCGCCGCAGGAGCAGGCCTGCCTCTGCCGTCATCTCCTTCCGAGGCGGAGAGCGTTGAAGACATCGATGCCGACACGGCCCTGGCGCTGTCGGGCCGGACGCTATCGGCCGCCGACCGCCGCCTCCTCGCGGCCTTCGGCGCCCAAGTGACCGCGATCCAGGCCCGGCAGCAGCTGGTCACCAGCAACCGCGACAACCTCCGCCTGGTCGAAGGCAACAAGATGCGCACGTCGATTCTCCGCGCGGTCTCCCACGACCTGCGCACGCCGCTGGCAGGCATCAAACTCGCCGTGAGCAGCCTTCGACAACGGCAGGTACGGTTCAGTTCGGCGGATCGGCAGGAACTGCTGGCAACCATTGAAAACTACTCCGACCGGCTCGACCATCTGGTGGGAAACCTGCTGGACATGTCCCGTATCACCAGCGACTCCGTCACCCCCCTCCTTCAACCGGTCCGCTGGCGCGATGTGCTTCCCGCAGCGCTTCAGGGCACTCCCGGTGACCTTGTCCGCGTCGACCTGCCCGCCAACATGCCTCCCATTGACGCGGATCCGGGCATGCTGGAACGGGTCATCGCCAACGTAGCCGAAAATGCCGTCAAATACGCCCCCGCATCGGACATCGTGATCGTCGGCGCGGCAGGAGGCGCAGGGGATGCCACCATCGACGGACAGCCCGCCAGCGAGCTCCGCATCATCGACCACGGGCAGGGCGTCGGCCCCGAAAAGATCATGTCCATGTTCAGACCCTTCCAGCGTTTCAACGACAACCCCTCCTCCACAGGCATCGGCCTCGGCCTGGCCGTAGCCAAAGGGTTCACCGAAGCCATGGCAGGGACCCTCACCGCGGAACAAACCCCGGGAGGAGGCCTGACCGTGGTCATCCGGCTGCCCCTGTCCGCCGGGGCCGAGTTTCCTGCGCCCACTGGCGCCGCCGCCGCAGAACCTCGGCCCAGGATCATGCAACATTTCACATCCGGACCTTCGCCCTCCCGATCGAAGGAGCCCCGGCAATGA
- a CDS encoding response regulator, with the protein MSTVLIVDDERPLLRALQINFRAHGYTALTADDGASALRTAARSPVDIIILDLGLPDMDGMDVIRGLRGWTQTPIIVLSARHTSQEKVEALDAGANDYVTKPFMIDELLARVRAVSRHSGQDREAPAVETAHFTVDLANRLVRRGTENVRLTPTEWNILELLARSPGRLISQQEILVHVWGSAYAGETQYLRVYMAQLRRKLEPDPANPAHLITEPGRGYRFER; encoded by the coding sequence ATGAGCACCGTCCTGATCGTTGATGACGAGCGCCCGCTGCTGCGCGCACTTCAGATCAACTTCCGCGCGCACGGTTACACGGCACTCACCGCAGACGACGGGGCATCAGCCCTGAGAACCGCGGCCCGCAGCCCCGTGGACATCATCATTCTGGATCTCGGCCTGCCGGACATGGACGGCATGGACGTCATCCGCGGCCTACGGGGCTGGACCCAGACCCCGATCATCGTCCTGTCCGCCCGGCACACCTCACAGGAAAAAGTCGAAGCGCTCGACGCCGGGGCCAACGACTACGTCACCAAGCCGTTCATGATCGACGAACTCCTCGCCCGCGTCAGGGCTGTTTCGCGCCACTCCGGCCAAGACCGTGAAGCACCAGCCGTCGAAACCGCACATTTCACTGTCGACCTCGCCAACAGGTTGGTCCGCCGCGGAACAGAGAATGTCCGGCTCACGCCCACAGAATGGAACATCCTGGAACTCCTTGCCCGCAGCCCAGGCCGGCTCATCAGCCAACAGGAAATCCTGGTACACGTCTGGGGAAGCGCCTACGCCGGCGAAACCCAGTACCTTCGCGTCTATATGGCTCAACTGCGGCGAAAACTCGAACCCGACCCGGCCAACCCCGCACACTTGATCACCGAACCCGGAAGGGGATACCGCTTCGAACGGTGA
- a CDS encoding uracil-xanthine permease family protein — protein MERTNLHPVDEVPPLRRLVPLGLQHVMVMVATPLSTVFLVSQTLGLSESLTTNLLSATFILSGLGTLLQSFGPWKMGARLPFVMLPGGAPIIMFLMIAQEHGLQMASGAVILTGVFYFLILPLFTRLLRFFPTVVIGTMIVVIGVNLVKVSAFLITGQPGTANFGRLDNLALGVATIGLIALFYRVMPKNLRQVAVLLGMLAGTIIATITGLADFAGLGEGSIVAFPQFLPFGPPEFDLLASLPLLIFSIASMAEATGQTVLNGEVVGKKIVAERDAPKTIRGDALMSFVGGLFGTSLIVTSGENIGIVKATGVRSRFVTVGAGIILILIGLLAPLGRLMAGIPSPVVGATAVIVFSIIIAMGFQMLRRVDFNDHGNMMIAAVALSAGLMPILVPGMYDQLPPNARILLGSGVAMTAFVGVIMNILFRHLGKRPAVSEKTAEIEVAPEVENQAKGTL, from the coding sequence ATGGAACGTACGAATCTTCACCCTGTAGACGAGGTTCCACCCCTTCGGCGGCTCGTGCCGTTGGGCTTGCAGCACGTCATGGTCATGGTCGCAACGCCCCTGTCCACAGTTTTTCTCGTCAGTCAGACGCTCGGGCTGTCAGAATCCCTCACAACCAATTTGCTCAGCGCCACATTCATCCTCTCCGGACTGGGCACCCTGCTGCAGTCCTTCGGACCCTGGAAGATGGGTGCGAGACTCCCCTTCGTCATGCTCCCGGGAGGTGCACCCATCATCATGTTCCTGATGATTGCGCAGGAACACGGGCTTCAAATGGCCTCCGGTGCCGTGATTCTTACCGGTGTCTTCTATTTCCTAATACTGCCGTTGTTCACACGGTTGTTGCGGTTCTTCCCTACGGTCGTGATCGGAACGATGATCGTAGTCATCGGAGTGAATCTGGTGAAGGTCTCGGCGTTTCTCATCACGGGCCAGCCCGGGACCGCTAACTTCGGACGTCTCGACAACCTCGCGCTCGGGGTCGCCACAATTGGTCTCATAGCGCTTTTCTACCGCGTTATGCCTAAAAACTTGCGACAAGTGGCCGTGCTGCTAGGTATGTTGGCGGGCACCATCATCGCTACTATTACAGGCTTGGCGGACTTTGCCGGCCTGGGAGAAGGCAGCATCGTCGCCTTCCCGCAGTTCCTACCCTTTGGCCCTCCGGAGTTTGATCTTCTCGCATCGCTGCCTTTGCTGATTTTCAGCATCGCCTCAATGGCCGAAGCTACCGGGCAAACGGTACTTAATGGCGAAGTTGTTGGCAAGAAAATTGTCGCCGAACGAGACGCGCCGAAGACCATCCGAGGCGACGCCCTTATGTCCTTTGTGGGTGGACTGTTCGGAACCTCACTTATTGTCACGAGCGGTGAGAACATTGGCATAGTAAAAGCGACCGGAGTCCGCTCTCGTTTCGTCACCGTCGGTGCAGGCATTATCCTCATCCTCATTGGCCTGCTTGCCCCCCTGGGCCGATTAATGGCGGGCATACCCTCACCGGTTGTCGGCGCCACAGCAGTCATTGTTTTCTCCATCATCATCGCCATGGGCTTCCAGATGCTGCGCCGAGTGGACTTCAACGATCACGGCAATATGATGATCGCCGCAGTCGCGCTTTCCGCGGGTCTAATGCCGATACTCGTACCAGGCATGTACGACCAGTTGCCGCCAAACGCACGCATTTTACTGGGCAGTGGCGTGGCGATGACCGCATTCGTCGGCGTAATCATGAACATTCTCTTCCGGCACCTGGGCAAGCGCCCAGCAGTCTCAGAAAAAACAGCTGAAATTGAAGTGGCACCGGAAGTTGAGAACCAAGCGAAAGGCACCCTGTGA
- a CDS encoding amidohydrolase family protein, translating to MNTPVTPNQLSGAAMLLLPELLLLPAGPVRDYGVVVADGVFRQVGPASTLIADNPTLSPVHLRHHLLMPGFVDTHHHLTQSFGKSMVCGEPSEIFRRLWVPLEQHLDDESIYIASKLAALESLRGGFTTVCDAGTRANVDVATVAAATQDAGLRCVLGYICNDIAPDGSMIDHVTIMRAAERHLGRWSPDSLVHPSLAVSIPEAASADVLRYTSRLAAEANAVYQVHLNEHLASVERSIERCGMRPLEYMHSVGALGPQTLAAHATLLTPYELRLLEETDSAVSYNPVASAWKGNAVAPALHFAERQIRFGIGTDGTRSDAFRLLDIAELAQRLAFGLQTGDSSCGGGWTWLHHATRGGAEAAGLGDITGEISAGKAADFLVLDWSVPELQPSWDPTWEVVRYANRDQIIAVVVGGKLRLWEGWPLDWDARAFIQEAKEVAHRVMAQAPVKRLHPTATEHQMLRQRSRMDIASGVS from the coding sequence GTGAATACCCCTGTAACGCCTAATCAACTGAGCGGCGCAGCAATGCTACTGCTGCCGGAATTACTTCTATTGCCGGCTGGCCCGGTTCGCGACTACGGAGTAGTCGTGGCGGACGGAGTCTTCCGTCAGGTCGGTCCCGCATCCACCCTTATCGCCGATAACCCGACGCTCTCGCCGGTCCATTTACGACATCACTTGCTGATGCCCGGCTTTGTCGACACGCATCACCATTTGACTCAGAGTTTCGGAAAATCGATGGTCTGTGGCGAACCTTCTGAGATTTTCCGCCGGTTATGGGTGCCACTAGAGCAGCACCTGGATGATGAATCAATCTATATAGCGTCGAAGTTGGCCGCCCTTGAATCCTTGCGCGGCGGCTTCACGACCGTTTGCGATGCGGGAACGCGTGCCAACGTCGATGTTGCCACCGTCGCCGCTGCCACCCAGGATGCCGGGTTGCGCTGTGTGCTCGGCTACATATGCAACGACATCGCCCCTGACGGATCAATGATTGATCATGTGACCATCATGCGCGCTGCCGAGCGCCATCTGGGACGTTGGAGTCCAGACTCTCTGGTACACCCCTCGCTTGCGGTGTCAATCCCGGAAGCGGCCAGTGCAGACGTGTTGCGATATACGTCCCGCCTCGCCGCAGAGGCGAATGCCGTGTATCAGGTCCATCTCAACGAGCATCTGGCATCAGTGGAACGATCCATCGAACGCTGTGGGATGCGGCCCCTGGAATATATGCACTCGGTCGGGGCACTCGGCCCCCAGACTCTGGCCGCACATGCGACACTGCTGACCCCGTATGAGCTACGCCTTCTGGAAGAGACTGACAGTGCCGTGAGCTACAACCCCGTCGCCAGCGCATGGAAGGGTAACGCCGTCGCACCGGCTTTGCATTTTGCCGAAAGGCAGATCCGATTTGGCATCGGCACCGACGGAACCAGGAGTGATGCATTCAGGCTGCTGGACATCGCCGAGTTGGCCCAGCGATTGGCCTTTGGCCTTCAGACCGGTGATTCGTCCTGTGGAGGTGGCTGGACGTGGCTTCACCATGCCACGCGGGGTGGCGCAGAAGCCGCGGGCCTCGGGGATATCACGGGAGAAATCTCAGCAGGCAAAGCTGCTGACTTCCTTGTCCTGGACTGGTCGGTCCCTGAGCTGCAGCCGTCCTGGGACCCCACTTGGGAAGTCGTCCGATATGCGAACCGGGACCAAATTATTGCCGTTGTCGTCGGGGGTAAGTTGCGGCTCTGGGAGGGCTGGCCCCTGGATTGGGATGCTCGCGCCTTCATTCAAGAGGCCAAGGAGGTCGCACACCGGGTTATGGCACAGGCACCGGTTAAACGCCTGCACCCGACCGCTACAGAACATCAAATGCTCCGGCAACGAAGCAGGATGGACATTGCGAGTGGCGTCAGCTGA